The nucleotide sequence AGCGGGTGACGAACCCCACATGAAGACGATCCCCCTGCCCTCTCCCAACCATGGTCCGCGGGCGGACGGGGCGCGGATCGAGCTGCTGATCCTGCATTACACCGGCATGCCGACGGCGGGGGACGCGCTGCGCCGGCTGTGCGACCCCGACGCCCAGGTCAGCGCCCACTATACGGTGGACGAGGACGGCACCGTCTACGCCCATGTGCCGGAGGAGCGCCGCGCCTGGCATGCCGGGCTGTCGCGCTGGCGCGGGCGGGACGACGTCAACAGCCGTTCGCTGGGGATCGAGATCGTCAATCCCGGCCACGAGTTCGGCTACCGTCCCTTCCCCGCCGCGCAGATGGCGGCGGTCGCCGGGCTGTGCCGCGACCTGATGGGCCGGCATGGCATCGCGCCGGCCGACGTGCTGGGCCACAGCGACGTCGCCCCCGGCCGCAAGGAGGATCCGGGCGAGCTGTTCGACTGGCCGGGCCTCGCCGCCGCCGGCATCGGGCTGTGGCCCGCGCCGACCCGGGAGGACGACGGCCCCTGCGACGCCGCCGGGGTGGCGGCCCTGCTGGGACGCTATGGGTACGACGCCGCGGATCCGCGGGCGCTGCTCGCCTTCCAGCGCCATTTCCACCCCGACCGGCTGACCGGGACGCCCGACCCCGAGACGGTGCGCCGCCTGCGCGCCCTGCTGCGCCTGACTGGGCGGTGACGCCCCCCTCGCCGAGTCCCGCCGCCTCACCTATCATATGGGGGGAGCGATACGGAGGTGCGGCATGTCGACCCTGGCCCTGAAGCGCATGACGGTGGACGAGTTCCTGCTGTGGGACGACGGGACCGGCGCGCGCCATGAACTGATCGACGGCGTGCCGGTGGCGATGGCGCCCAGCTACGGCGCCCATCAGATCATCGCCGGGAACCTCGCCATCGAGATCGGCGGAGCCCTGCGCAAGCGCCCGCCCTGCCACGTCCGGTCCGAGGCCGGCATCCTCAAGCCGAACAGCGTCCGCAACTGGTTCCAGGCGGATCTCGCGGTCACCTGCACGCCGCACCGGCATGGCCAGTACGAGACGCCGGACCCGGTGGTGGTGGTCGAGGTGCTGTCCCACTCCACCCAGGACCACGACCGCAAGGTGAAGCTGCCGGTCTACCGCTCGATCCCCTCGGTGCAGGAGATCCTGCTGGTCCACAGCGAGCTGCTCTATGTCGAGCTGCACCGCCGGGTGGACGGCACCCGCTGGCTGACCGAGCTGCTGGTCGAGGAGGCCGACCTGCTGCGGCTGGAGAGCATCGCGGTGGAGATCCCGCTGGCGGCGCTGTATGCGAACGTCGATCTGGGCGCGGACGCCGGCCCCGGGGCCGTTCCGGGAGCCGATCTCGGCGCCGCTCCTGGAACGCCCCCCGCCTGACGGTTTGGCGGCGGGGGCGATTTGGGATTTGCCCCCACGGGCCGGACGCTATATGAACGCCGGGCCAGACGGCCGGATGGCCGCCTTCGGGTCACACCGGGGGAGGAAAGTCCGGGCTCCACGGAAACACGGTGCCGGCTAACGGCCGGCGGGGGCGACCCAGGGAAAGTGCCACAGAAAGCAAACCGCCGGCGCCTTGGCGCCGGTAAGGGTGAAAGGGTGCGGTAAGAGCGCACCGCGTCCCCGGCAACGGGGATGGCACGGTAAACCCCACCGGGAGCAAGACCGAATAGGGGCGGCCCGGCCGCCCGTCCTTCGGGACGGGACGGGGCCAAGCGCGTTTCCGCGCCGCCGCCCGGGTTGGTCGCGCGAGGCGTCGGGTAACCGGCGTCCCAGATGAATGGCCATCGCCCGGCCCCTCGGGGTTGGGACACAGAACCCGGCTTACAGGCCGTCTGGCACTTCTTTTCCCATTTCATCCCACCCCGACACCACCGCAAGCCCGGACTCCGCGGGCCCGCGGCCTGTCCGGCCGCCGGAAGGCCGGTCCCATGGGTGCGGCATGGGACAGGACGGGACGCAGGCGGCCTGGGCCGGCAGTCCTCGGCCGAGGCAAAAGCCCGAGTCCCGCGCCGGCCGGTCCTATCGGCCCAATTCTGTGCTGGTGTGTGCCCTGCAATCCACATTTTCCCCAGAACAATCCACAGGCGGTGGATAACTGTGGGGCGTTTTCCCATGCCGTCCCATGCCAGCCCTGGCCCATGGGTGCCTTCGGCGTACCCCCGTGGGCGATCGGGATTCGCTGACGGATACCCCTGCCCGGCAGGATTATGGGAAGGCATAATGGGAACAAAGAGTGAATATCTGTGGATAAACTTTTCCACATGCCACCAAGCTGCTGGATTCTTGCCGACATCGGCGGAAACCGGACACCTACTTACCGGTGGACAACTGCACTGGTGAAAAGTCTTGACACTCCAAATTGAATACTGGGGGGGCCGTTGACGCCCATGCCATCCCATGCTATCCCAAGACAGCCCATTCAAGGGGGATCCCACCCACTCGGGGTAAACCCGCGGGACGGATCAGGATGGGCGCGGAGCTAGCACGGGGGGAAGACCCGTGCCGGGGGATAGCTGGGGGAGACTTCCGGGCCGATGGCCGTTTTCCTGTCCACATACGTCAATAAGGTTGACAGGAAAGGACGCGTCTCCATCCCGGCGCAGTTCCGGCAGTCGCTTGCCAAAACCTCGTCCCCCAACACCGTCTATCTCTGGCCCTCCCTGAACCATCAGGCGCTGGAAGGCGCCGACCAGGACTATCTCGACGTGCTGTCCGAGAGCCTCGAGTCCCCCGACCTCGACGCGGACGAGCGCGACATGATCGAGACCTTCATCTTCGGCAAGCTCGTCCCCGTCTCCCTCGACGCCGAAGGTCGAATCGTCCTGCCGCGCGAGCTGGCGGAATTCGCCGGCATCGCCGAGGAGGCCTCCTTCATCGGCCGCCGCAAGACCTTCCAGATCTGGGAACCCGAAGCCCTCAAGGCCCACGAGGCGGCGCTGCGCGAGCAGGTCGTGCGCAAGGACATCTCGCTGAGCCAGATCGTCGCCAAGGCCCAGCGCGGCCGGGCAGGGGAGGGCGCATGACCGCTTCCGTCGCCGCTCCCCACATCCCGGTCCTGCTGGCCGAGGTGATCGCGGCCCTCTCGCCGCGTGACGGCGGCGTCTATGTCGACGGCACCTTCGGGGCCGGCGGCTACACCCGCGCGATTCTCGAATCGGCCGACTGCCGCGTCTGGGGCATCGACCGCGACCCCGCCGCCATCGCCCGCGGCATCGCCCTGGCCCAGGCCTTCCCCGGCCGGCTGGAGATGATCGAGGGCCGCTTCGGCGACATGGCCGGTCTGCTGGCCGACCGCGGGGTGAGCGCGGTGGACGGCGTGGCGCTCGACGTCGGCGTCTCCTCCCCGCAGATCGACGAGCCGGAGCGCGGATTCTCCTTCCGCTTCGACGGCCCGCTCGACATGCGGATGGGACGCGACGGGCCGACCGCCGCCGACGTCGTCAACGGCGCCGACGAGGGCGAGCTGGCCGACATCATCTTCCATTACGGCGAGGAGCGGATGGCGCGCCGCGTCGCCCGCGCCATCGTCGCCGCCCGCCGCGAGGCGCCGATCGAGCGCACCGGCCGGCTGGCGGAGATCGTCCGCTCGGTGGTGCCGCGCGGCAAGGGCGACGCCATCGACCCGGCCACCCGCACCTTCCAGGGCCTGCGCATCCATGTGAACGACGAGCTGGGCGAGCTGCGCCGCGGCCTCGCCGGGGCCGAATCGCTGCTGAAGCCCGGCGGCCGGCTGGCCGTCGTCTCCTTCCATTCGCTGGAGGACCGCGAGGTGAAGGCGTTCCTGAAGGACCGCTCCTCGCCGCCGCCCTCCCCGTCCCGCCACACGCCCGCGGCCCCGGCCGCGGCGCGGTCCCCATCCTTCCGCCTGCTGACCCGCAAGCCGGTGTCCCCCGGCGAGGCGGAAGCACACGCAAACCCCCGCGCGCGATCCGCCCGGCTGCGCGCGGCCGAACGTACCGAGGCCCCGGCCTTCCCGGCGCCCGGCAAGGAGGCGGCATGAAAGGCAAGACCTGGCTGTTCTGGGGTGGCCTGATCGCCACCGCCGGCGGCGTGCTGTTCCAGACCAGCTACGAAGTGCAGGAGCTGGAGGAGAAGCTCGCCTCGGTGAACCGCAGGATCGTGGCGGAGCAGGAATCCATCCAGGTCCTGAAGGCCGAGTGGAGCTTCCTGAACGAGCCCACCCGGCTGGAGACCCTGGCGCGCAGCCACATGGCCCTGCAGCCGGTGGAGGCGCGGCAGTTCGCCTCGCTCGACATCATCCCGATGCGCCCGGCCCCGGCCGTGGCGCCCGAGCCGGCGCTGCCCCCCGCCCTG is from Azospirillum thermophilum and encodes:
- a CDS encoding Uma2 family endonuclease, yielding MSTLALKRMTVDEFLLWDDGTGARHELIDGVPVAMAPSYGAHQIIAGNLAIEIGGALRKRPPCHVRSEAGILKPNSVRNWFQADLAVTCTPHRHGQYETPDPVVVVEVLSHSTQDHDRKVKLPVYRSIPSVQEILLVHSELLYVELHRRVDGTRWLTELLVEEADLLRLESIAVEIPLAALYANVDLGADAGPGAVPGADLGAAPGTPPA
- a CDS encoding division/cell wall cluster transcriptional repressor MraZ, coding for MAVFLSTYVNKVDRKGRVSIPAQFRQSLAKTSSPNTVYLWPSLNHQALEGADQDYLDVLSESLESPDLDADERDMIETFIFGKLVPVSLDAEGRIVLPRELAEFAGIAEEASFIGRRKTFQIWEPEALKAHEAALREQVVRKDISLSQIVAKAQRGRAGEGA
- the rsmH gene encoding 16S rRNA (cytosine(1402)-N(4))-methyltransferase RsmH produces the protein MTASVAAPHIPVLLAEVIAALSPRDGGVYVDGTFGAGGYTRAILESADCRVWGIDRDPAAIARGIALAQAFPGRLEMIEGRFGDMAGLLADRGVSAVDGVALDVGVSSPQIDEPERGFSFRFDGPLDMRMGRDGPTAADVVNGADEGELADIIFHYGEERMARRVARAIVAARREAPIERTGRLAEIVRSVVPRGKGDAIDPATRTFQGLRIHVNDELGELRRGLAGAESLLKPGGRLAVVSFHSLEDREVKAFLKDRSSPPPSPSRHTPAAPAAARSPSFRLLTRKPVSPGEAEAHANPRARSARLRAAERTEAPAFPAPGKEAA
- a CDS encoding N-acetylmuramoyl-L-alanine amidase; the protein is MKTIPLPSPNHGPRADGARIELLILHYTGMPTAGDALRRLCDPDAQVSAHYTVDEDGTVYAHVPEERRAWHAGLSRWRGRDDVNSRSLGIEIVNPGHEFGYRPFPAAQMAAVAGLCRDLMGRHGIAPADVLGHSDVAPGRKEDPGELFDWPGLAAAGIGLWPAPTREDDGPCDAAGVAALLGRYGYDAADPRALLAFQRHFHPDRLTGTPDPETVRRLRALLRLTGR